The nucleotide window GCTAACTAACGAAGACCTCggtagtcatttttttttctcgttaaactctgtgaatatatattttttcgaaccaTGTTATTAGGAACTTCCTTGATTATTTCCATATGAAAAATGCGATCAGAAAgtaagtttttaaattttcgttatttctgCAATCAAACTGCCGCGATAATCTCCGTCTTTGAATAGGGCTCAAAAATGCAGTGATATTtttctagaattttttttatttttttcagatcacAGAAATTGGGCGGTCTCGCAATAGCAAATGTCTGAGACGGGAAAAATATTTGCCAATCGGGGCTTTGTTTTTTGACCAGTACTTGCGGGCAAAATAATCGAAAACAACGATTTCCGAACCTGATCGATACTTTGTGGAATAATACACCAGATATAATAATCGAAATCCATTGTGGAAATGTCATCTCTAAATTTAACCAATAGCCATCAAACTACGTTTAGctaattatttcaatacagCTGAACTGAGATTACAACAAGTTTccttaaattttgttttaaaacaTCCATTCGTTATACATTGAATCGTGGAGGTAGAACCAAACTTCAGAAATCTCGTAGTCGTTCACGTAACAGTCTAATTGTGAGAATAAACGTGCTTTAGTTTTTGAAGTTCAAAGACCAATTTTATCTTGGTTATACTTAACCCCTTGACAACTGCAAATCGATGATCTTGATTGAACAGGAGTTCTTACTTCTGGACGAAGTTAAATGCGTGGAAAAAGCTCAACTTGCCTGCACCGAAAACGGGCCCGGTGATGTGGATAGATTGGAAATACTTGAAAACGGAGTTGGAATACGGATGGACACGGTCGCGGCGAATTGGATTTTCGGCAACCTTCCTCCAACGCTGTCCGAGGTTTCTCTGGAAGTGAAAAACCGATGTTCGTGCGCGCTTTTCGGACCGGTTGGATCGGGCAAGTCGTCACTGCTGCATCTGATTCTGGGAGAGCTGGCGGTTGGCGCTGGGAAGCTGTCGTTTTTCACGGGGAAAGAAAGTGAAGCCGAAATAACCAGTCGGGATATTCGCGTCTCTTACGCCAGTCAAGACCCCTGGCTTTTCTCCGCTTCAATACGCGACAACATTCTGTTCGGTCTGCCGTACGAAAAGAAGCGGTACCAAGAGGTGCGTTTTCTGTTATTATTATGCAATTCGAAGGAATTTCAGAAATACGGAATTCTGCAGAATGTAACTGAATAACAAGCTGCTTATCTGGCTGACACTAATTGGACAGCTAGCGAACTTGACGCTTGAATGCACGTTTTGAGATCAGAATACATTATgtgacacttttttttctgtaagcTTAACATTCAATGACTTGGAGTCTACTGAAGCGATCGAATCCAAAATCTCATCCGCTCTCAGCTTAGAAGGCCCGCGTTTATTGAGACCAAAATCATGAAAATCCGTTGATCCGTTCTCGAGACATCatgatagaaatattttttttattttgtttagcaaaaacattgaaaaccaCCGGGCTTATCAGCCTTAGAATCTGATCGTTTCACAGTTCAGAAGTGACGAGTTGATTGAAAccagaattatcaaaattcattGATACGTTCGCAAAGTGttggaaaattgtattttcaatttggttttcgaaaaattcaggAAACAGGAAAATacagaaaatcaaaatagTTTTTAGCGAAAAAAGCCGCGTTGATCGAAACCGAGATCATTAAAATTCGTTGATTCGTACTCGAGATATCACAatttggatttattttttctagaATTTTAACGAAGTTTTCCATTTAATTTTTGGCGTGAAAGACGAACAACGAAGTAAAGGCGCTTCTTGGTAATTTTCAGGATTTATCAGTGAAAGAACTTGCAATTGTTTACTTCTTTGCCCGAAGATTTTACCATCTCGATTTTGCGCAAATTAAAAGCACTTCTTGCTTCTCACCCTGTAACGGCAAGCATCATTTCGACTGATTTTcttttggaaaatattgatttgatttaaatttttaactgaaaaacTAGCTTTCACCGACTTTCAAGACTGAGAACGTCCATCAATTACCAGTGTTTGTAGATGAATCTAGATTTCATTCGCCTTTTGAGATAGAAAAGGTACTTTCGTTTACTTCTAGTAGTGGTTTTTCAAACCAAAAAGTCACTTAACCACACCGCTGTAaatgtaaatttcaaaatcttagatttttttcttcatttactTCCAACTGTCCATGAAATCAGAATCATATACCATCCTATCGAAAACCTAAAAATTTCCtcatctttgaaaattctactCGAAGACCTTTGTGCAACTGAATTAAGctgaaacttgaaattttcaatccgtTTCAATGATTCTGTTAATCAGGATAAACAACTTCCATATACAGGTGACCGAAGCCTGCGCCCTGCTCAAAGATTTTGACCAACTGTCACAAGGTGATCTGAGTCTTGTCGGCGAGAGGGGAGCTTCTTTGTCAGGAGGTCAGAGGGCTCGAGTGAACTTGGCAAGAGCCGTTTACAGAGACGCCGATCTTTACTTACTCGACGATCCTCTCAGCGCTGTGGATTCTCGAGTTGGTCGTCACCTTTTCGAGAAGTGCATCAATGGTTTCCTAAAGTCGAAAACACGGATCATAGTTACTCATCAGCTTCAATATCTCGAACAAGTCGACACTGTTATTTTCGTTAATCGCGTAAGCTCGAGAAATGCTTTGTAATCTGCAATATGATCAAGGAATTCATCATCGAGTCACTTGAAATCAAGTCGTCGAATTGTCACAGACACTAGACGTTTTCTGGATTCCCAACTACAAAATCATATGTTCTTTTCCAAGTTCGTCGTGAAGTGACCACGAATTCTTAGAGTCTCCGGGTCGAACTTACATTTCGTAACAGAATACATAACCCTATCcgtattaattattacctACATGTGGCATCTGAATTACACTTGCTGCCTATTTCAGGGTACCGTTGAATGCCAAGGAACGTTCCAGGAGTTGAGTGCCTCAAACTTCCGGAATTCGATTTTcgagaattgtgaaaaatccGACGATGCCGAGTCCACGGAAAAAGTGGACGCAGACGCGACAGAATTTGAGGTACTTTTGTACGCATGACGAATTTCAACTTCGCAAATATTGGTATTgacatgaaaattttcgagaacatctggaattaattgaaaaatcaattgtgTTTTCAGACAAACGACGTAGTTCCAGGTAACGATGAACAGCAACTAAAACACACCGAGAGTATGCAGGAATTGGAAAACATAGACGATGAGGAAATGGCAACGGGATCAATATCAAGCGAAGTATACCGGGGCTATTTTTTTGCTGGTGGAAATCTGTGCACACTGGGGATCGTCGTTCTGGCCTTCGTAGCCGGACAAGTGGCGGCCAGTGGATGTGACTACTGGATGACGTATTGGACTAACCAGGAAACTCTGAAATCCACGTTGCAATCTAACAAATCCGTCGTTGGTGACATGGATTACAATAATTCCGTATCGCAGTGGGTCGATGAACGCGGATTGCTGCGACAAAATGTGGGAATTTGGGTCTATACCGCTTGCATCGCCGGATGCACTATCATCGTCGTACTGAGCAACATACTGTTCGTCAGGATCAGCATGAACGCAAGTCGCAATATACACAATGCCATGTTCTCGAACATTTTGGAAGCAACAATGAGGTTCTTCAACACTAATCCATCTGGTAGGTTTTCAATATCAGATAGCATCTTTGTGGAAATAAATTCCTTCTGCTAGTTTCAGGTAGGGCAACTACTCTGACTCTTAATGATAGTTTTCGGAATGGGGTCTTGCGTTAATAcattcaagaaatttttattcaggtAGAATCCTGAACCGATTTTCAAAGGACGTAGGTGCAATGGATGAGATGCTACCAAGCGCGTTAATGGagatgtttcaaaattttaacgtCGCGATTGGATCGCTGGTAATGGTATTCATTGTCAACAACTGGATGATCATTCCGACAGTCGTTGCAGGGGGTGTATTCTATTTCATCACAATTCTCTACATCAAAACTGCGCAGAGTCTTAAGAGACTAGAGGGCATCAGTAAGTGATAATTGAGGAACCAGTATATCGCGAAAACTGCAGACTCGGGTGTTACCTCCGTTACTATTCCCTGAATAAACTTGCTTGCAGACGCGGAAGTTACTCCTTCGCTGCATTGCAGACCCAGGATTTTAATCCATTGCTGCTCTCTGGCTAAATGATTTGAgtctcatcaatttttttgtgtaTATTTCTCTTTATGCGTAACCGTTGATTCGAATGGTTTGAATAAGTCTTCGAGATGCGTTGCGAACCTCGTAACCTTTTCCTTTTCACTTCTCACACATTTACCTCTTCCATTCTTCACGGGTGGGACCATACGTTGcgggtttttcaatttctcggTGGTTCTCCATAGCGAGTAGTCGTTAGCTTTGGTGGCAGTCAGATTCCCAAGGAATTCCTGGATCGCATCATTTCTCTGATTGTTAATCAGTTGTTTCAGATCCTTTGCTGCGTtggtaatatatttttgtgcGATGCTAGTCTTGTTTGCTGCTAATGCTTGCGTACTTTTCGTTTATCTGCTATTTTTCGTTTGATTATGATTAGGCATTTTTCTTGGATGTGCAGCGTGTTTAGATCTGGGGTTGTATACCAGGCCGCTGTTTGGAGGGCATTCGTGAACTGTTCTACTGCATTTTCCACAGCCTTTTCTGTTTTGAGGGGAATTCTCATGTGGAttgtttcgttcaatttttttctgaacgCATCCCAGTCAGTTTACTTGCTGCAGAATGTCGgttgtttttgtttgtgaCCAATTTTTGTGCATACTGTTAGGAGGACTGGTGAGTGATACGGCAACAGGTCCGCTGTTGTGCTGATTACACACTGTTTGGTGTTAATGCCTTTGATGATGGAAGAGTCGATGAAGTCAGGGATCTTCTTGGGGTCGGTCGGCCAGTACGTAGGTTGCCTGGCTTACAAGCATTGCAGGTGATTAGTTGCCATTGCTGCCATAAGTTTTTCCCTTCTATTATTGCGATCCTTGAGCTCCACTGAAGGTGCTTGTCATTGTAGTCACCACTTACGATGAATCTGTTTCCTAGCGTGGTGAATAAATGCTCGAAGtgttgttttttgttattgAAATTGGGTGAACAATATACTGCAGAGATTGTTATGCCCCCTAAATAGCCTTTGATAGTTACGGTTGTGGCTTGTAGGTGATTTTGTTGGTATTTATCTCGTTCGAAATCTTTAATGCTTTACCTGATAATAATAGCTGTTTCTCTGTGTGCTGTTCCGTCCGGGTGTTTAGTACTATAGATGCAGTAGCAAGGcattttcatgtatttttttttcgtgaagCGCGTCTCCGAAATGAGTATTACCTCAATTTTATGGATCCGTAGAGATAGTTACAATTCTTGTGCATGTTGGAACAGACCGTTGGCATTCCAAGTGGAGAGTTTGAGGACAACAGCGATTACACTATCTTGGCGATGACTGTTGTTAGCAGGTTCAGCAAGGTGCTCACCTGTTCCATAAGTGACTTTGTCATGTTTTTCAACTCGATCATGTCGTTTGTCTGCTGTGGAGCAGATGAGTGATTCGGTTGGTCTAGATTGCTTCGAGATTTTTCACGCAGTTCTCCTTGCTTCACCTATTCAGCATATAAGATTCAGGGTTGAACTATCTCTGACGACGGTGCGGTATTGTTTGTGGCCGTGCTCATTTTTCTTGGTggtacataaattttttgcttCAACTGCTTGTGCACTATGCACCCTCTGCAGTTAGCACAGTAGTTACCGTTGCAGATCACGCATTTCACTTTGctgtcgtttctttttctagTGCATTCTGTGGTCTGGTGGTTTGCCACACACTCGAGGCATTTTGGTCTCTTGTTGCAGTAATTTTTAGTGTATCCATTCTTTCGGCAATTTGTGCATTGTGGGATTCCCCTCTTGACTCGGTGTGCTTCGGTCACTACGATGATGTGCGTGAGTAGTTTCATGTGATAAATTTCTTTGTTGTTTTCTTGGGGTTCTAAATCTATCTAAAACAAAATTAATGGTTTTTCTGACACTGGATGTTTGATGTTCCATATGTTGGTTGTGATGTGTTAGAAAATCACGTGACACGGATGAGGACCCTTCTTATCTGGactatttgaattttgccgatgAGCGAACGTGCTATGAAAATTTTGACTGTGACTATACATATGAATAATGAGCAATTACATATCCATCAAAATgacattatatacgtataaggaCGAACACACACTGGCACACTTCTCCAGCATAACATAAATGACATACTGGAACGTCTCATACCACAACCACTAAAATTAATATCGCAAATCAACTACTGGTCGTTttgatttgcaaaaattatcaatgtatcttacaaattttttcaaaacataaTACAggttattttgaagaaaacaacactaagcgtggaaaaatattggaaCTGAAGAAATTGGAGAAAcaagttattttttctttatatttcttCAAACATTTCTTTGTCTGTTACTATTGGTTTGAAATGAGTATGAGCAAGGGTCTCACGTTTGGACCCCACAAGGCCAGGTAAAGGTTAATGAGGTTTATTTAGAGAAAACTACGCTTGCGTCTCGTGACTTTTTCTCTACCCACTCCTCTCCCGCCCACGACGTAACGCGTGATGATTGGACAGACCTCCTAACAGCACTACGTGTTTTATGAACAGCCTTATAAAACGAGGTTCCTTACGTTCAAGAAGTAAACTACCGTCATGgatttttttgaatctttaAAACTTGTGATACTccagaataaaaatattcacactTCATAGTAATCGGTTTTCGCAATATGTTGGTTCCTTCAGTGTACTTCTTTCGACCAAACACTAATGAATCAGATTTGAAAGCCTTcatactttgaaattttatgagTATACTGTGAAATGTTGTGCGGTTGACCATTTTAGCGAAGAGCCCCGTTTTCTCGCACGTTGGTTCAACCCTTGATGGACTGGTAACAATACGAAGCAGTGGATCCTCGGTCGAAGAATTGTTGCGAAAAGAGTTCGACCGTCATCAAGACACGCACACTACCGCTTGGTACATGACTATTGCCACAGCGACTGCCTTTGGTTTTGTGCTTGATTTCATGTCATGGCTTTTTATCGCTTGTGTTTGCTTCTCGTTGATTTTAATAGATGATGGTCAGTGTAATGTTAAATTGCAATTATTCTACACTGCAGATAAGTACACCGATATAATTTGGAACCTCATTGCCACCATTTACAGAAAACACCTCTGGAGGGTTTGCTGGACTTGCTATCTCACAATCAATGATCTTGATTGGTATTGTTCAAGAGGGATTAAGGTACATAACTATCGTAATTTCTCAGATGACTTCGGTTGAACGACTGCTACAGTACACCAATCTACCGAAGGAGGGACCATTCGCTTTCGACAACTCTCCTCCATCGGATTGGCCTTCGATGGGCTCTCTTGACTTCAAGGATGTCTCTATGACATATTCAATCGACAAGCCTCCGGCATTAAAGGTGTGTGCAACGTATTTATTTGCTAGTGCTCTCAATTTATAGTCTCCATTGATATACTGAGGGATCAAAGCCTTCGAGAAATTATCAGTATGTCCATTTGGAAataatgaatctgagacggctaattttttacattagacaGTTCTGTTAGCAACACGGAGACAtttacagcgccatagtcggccgagcgcaCATCCTCAagtgtattttatattttgatatccgttatgaaatttcaagaaattcaaaaCGTGTCATCACCTTGATCCTATGATTTTGCGGAATTTTATGAGATTTATAGGACCTCATGGGGCCTTATGGGAATTTACGAGACTTTATATGGCTTCGTGAAATTggtttacaaaattcaaaagactTCATGGTAGCCTATAACTAggatttcatgaaattttgaactcaGGTGTACACCGAAGTTCAAGTGTAATCAATGCCTCGATTTGAACGACCTGTTCTTCTCTACGTTTCTCATGTTTGTCTCgtgatactttttttctctcaggCTAGACTTTAAAACAATACAACCGCAGATGTACCATGAGTTTTTACAGAGTTGACAGTTTTCATGGCCGCACTTCTCTTTCGATCAACCGCAGGGTCTGAACTTGAACATTCGACCCGGCTGGAAAGTGGGCGTTGTGGGAAGAACCGGAGCTGGAAAATCCTCGTTGATTTCCGCGCTGTTTCGTTTGGTCGGAGACGGACTAGATGGGGAAATTTTTCTGGACGGAATAAGCACCAAGACCATTGGGTTGAACGACTTGCGGTCACGGATCTCGATCATTCCCCAGGAGCCAATTCTGTTTTCCGCGAGTCTGCGGTACAATTTGGACCCGTTCGAACAGTATTCGGACGCAGAGCTGTGGAACAGTATTCGGGAAGTGGAACTTGGCGGCGTCATATCTTCCCTCGACTTTTCCGTCGCCGGAGGCGGAGCCAATTTCAGCGTTGGACAACGCCAGCTGATCTGCTTGGCCAGAGCCATCCTCAGGAATAATCGGCTGCTCGTGCTCGACGAAGCTACTGCCAATGTTGATCCCAAGTCAGTAAATTCATCATAACATCGATTGTGAAATTGTATTGTCCGCTtatgaattaattgaaaaaaacgcCGTCCATTCATCGTATTCGCGTCGATGAAAATTActtccatttcttttttctcggcTTCTGGGTGAGCTGACTTTGGTTTATACCTCTAATGACACTGCAGAGATGTTGCGGAAacttattaaaaaattgtatgaaaatcGGTTATGGAGTTGTTGAGATTATCGTGTATACAAGTGTGCGTCTAAATTTAATgcagcgatattttttcgaatgcAGCAGGAGAGATCAGTAACTTGATACTTTTGTTTCAAGAAGAACCAGACAAATCAGGTGTTTTATGAAACTGCATAGAGAAATTTGCTTTCAATTAGTGTTTTTTGATTTGATTGATGAATCGATTTGTTTTAATTCCACAGCACCGATGCCTTGATACAAAGAACCATCAGACGAAGGTTCGTTGATTGCACCGTGTTGACAGTGGCTCATCGGTTGAACACGATAATGGACAGTGATCGAGTTCTGGTCATGGATGGCGGCCGCATCGTGGTGagtgtataattttcagttagTTGTTGCAAGAATCGATTGTACAAGTAGAGCATCGATGATAAAACGGTACTCATTCTTTACGATGTTATAAACAGGAGTTCGACCATCCGCATTTGCTGTTGAAGAATCGCGATGGTTACTTTTCGCAAATGGTTCAACAAACTGGAAAAACGATGGCGGAAGAACTGGCGAAGATTTCTGAAAGTGCATTTCCTGCAACTTCGGAAATCGCGAGCGATGTAACGAatgacggtaaaaaaatataataattataaataattttgcgTTTTTGATCTATTCTATGATCAAGGTGCTTGTTTCAAGTGCCGTAATATCATATTTCACTCCCTAGTAGCCTTACCttcagatgaaaaaatttgagacgACTCGGCGGGAAGTCTTTCTACAGAGTCAATACAGAATCTTCCCTAACAGTGACTTTGTGCCACCTGATAACAAGGATACCAAACTATATATGGATGTATCGATACGACCGTTCGCGCTGATTGGTTGGTCCGTCTGTGACGTAGCGCTAGACCCTAAATCGGTGGTACAAACAAAATAACGGGTATAATGCCATTCATTTTTGCGTTTTTATACCGTTTTAATcgtattaaatattgttggaggCTATTATTTTCGGAAGCAATATCTTTGAATGCTTTTAGATTAAATTAAACACGATAAGAagccatatatgtatatattaccgagatttttgaaatttgagcATTTGAAAATTACGTTTATTGATGTATTTATTAGTGGATGCTTTTGTACTAGAGGTTTACAATCAGTTTATCACATTTATAAAACAGTattatatctaatttttaatcttAGATTACCACATCTCCTAGCATCTTCGCGGGTCGCATAAGCCCTTACAGAGCTTGTTCGCGATCTCGATCCTTATAGCTAGCTTAAAACTACGTAAACCCTAACATACAATccttatttattatattgtgGTCTTTTCTTTATTGCAATAAAAACGGAGAATAtctttattaatttataaaattttagtCTGCAAAAAGTTTAtcatgtaatatttatttcagcaTCTATCATGATATTATGCATTAGTGTATATAGTCATGTATAAGACAATTTGTATAAAAGTTAGGAAGAAAGGATTGAGTAAAAGGATCGACAAATATTGGGATTCATTATGATTTCAATCCCGCAATATGTAAAACAAGTAAAACATTTACTCCACAATCTATTCAATAATCTTGTGCTGTTTATTACGAATACGCATTCTTATTTCACTCTCACGGTTTGCAACGACGAATTTACgttttaacgttttttttctttgatcttGTAGCTTAGGTAATTCATTCGGATAAAAGTTCTCTGTCCGATGAAAGGCTTCACGACAGGTTCTGGTAAGGTTGTCAGACGCATGACTCTTTTAACTAGTTTTGCCACTACTCCTTTTCCCTTTTGCAGACATGCCGCATCTCCCGATTCACCGTGATGTTTTttgaagtatttttcaaaccttAGAGCATTTGTAGCCCATTCAGCGGATGGTACTGTCAGATCACCATATGAGAGACGCTGAGTCCAGTTTGGAAGTGCATAATTGTGGTCTGCCATCCGTACGTAAAAATAATCACCAAGATTGGGATAGGTATCGCGGTATTTTCTTGCCACCCACCCAGCCAAGTAATTGATTGCGTCGTCTGCTGTTTCTCCTTCAAGGTAATTTCTATTACGAAAGCCGTGGTGAttgttgctgctgctactAGAAGCAAGTGATGATGTACCGACACCATCAAGGATCTCAAAATCACTTCCAAGAAAACTTCGATTTCCAATTTAGGTTCAGGCACGCTGATCGAAGCTCGTTGAAGAACTTTTGCCACAACGTATTCGTCATGTGCAATATCGACAGTGTTTGTATTTCTCTGTACAATACCTGGATTCTTTCCTGTAACAAAATATGTCGGACATACAAACATgagttcaatttttatttctttattcgtctatatatttatttatttatcctaGGAGTTGCAAGGTATCTatctgattattttttgtttacttcAGGTATCAGAGAACACTCACCCAGGACTATCATGCGTATTCTTAATAATGCATTCATTGGGGCAGGATGGTCATCTAATGCACCGCGAGTTCTgagctgagaaaaaaaattttccaaggaATCTCGATTCAGTTTGCGCGTCAGTATATATGATATATCATAGCGCACTTTTAAATCTTTTCGAAGAGCCTTTAATGAGTTGATCGACATCATTAAACCTTTTGAAACGTTTGAAGTGGTTTGTTTTCAATACAGCGCATGCAGTGTATGGCGTGAAGCATTCTGTCGAGTATTTCAGTTTGCGCCTCCAGGTTCATTCCAAATCCActtcttgaagaaaaaactggTACTACAGGTCTGTATGAATTAATGACGTCAAACCACGAATTAACTAACTCAATAAAATCTCCAGTATTCATTGCGAGTGCCTTATCGACTGCAGGATGATGATGTTTCAAAGCAGTAGCAGTAGAGTGAGAAAGAAGTTGAGACGCAAGGGATACATCCTGTCGCCGACTGCCGTTGCAGGCAATGTGTAAAGTTGATAATCCAGGCAGTGGATAATTCAAGATTGATCTCATATAAATGTAGCATCGCTTACTAAAATATCTCAGGGTAAAGTCAGTTGAGATTTCTTCTGTAGTGCAATTgattggtttttatttttttttaccgagcATAACGTTAAGCTGATTACATATGAACACGGAGGACAAAacctgttttatttttgaggTTAATTCCTTTTCGAAATGCTTCTTCGATTTCAAATATCGGTTGAGATTTTGTAAACGTTTTATTGTGGATCTTGCAAGACGTTCCTCGGATGTTATTTGCcattgcaatttttcattctcagtctcaagattttgaattttttctctcagaACATTAGCCTCGTTATTTTCGTTCGTTGTTTCATCAACTGCGAGTTGTAATGGTATGAGCATGTGTGCTCTCTTATGATAATTGCACGTCGGTAGGTTACGATACAGAGAGGGTGCAGCCATAATTTTTAGCTGGGACGTAACAagtttgtagaaaattatcttattgatatttttgtcATAAAACCAATCgttttaattatattcaaaaATGTGTATGGTTAACCTGGAATCACTGTTGTCACGAGGCATTTACTCGAATAATATGGCACTAACAAAAGTTTACATTATACTAGAATATTATTTCAACGCAATCCACTGAATATTCTAGTTATAATGGAGTTATCACGatgaaaattatgtaaaacCGTCAAGAAACATACCTACCGCTATGTAGAAGGATCTACGACGGCCTAACGCTACGTCATCAGTCTATCCCCACTATAGCTATAAGATTGTAACGTGTCAGAATTCGTCTAGAATTTTTCCCGCCCGATTCCATGTACCCGATTCATACAATATCGTAAATTCATTCCGCCGATCGGCAAAGAAATGAGTGCGCTCGGTAAAATACTGCCGGAGCACGGCTGGAAACGCCGAGCTTCACTTGACTTGCCGCGTGGTACCGACTCCGTCGCTATCGTCCCGCAAACAAATTATCACATCATCATCAATAGATAGGGCCTAGTTAGTTGTATGAATCAGCCGATCAGAGCTGCTCATAAATATTGAAGTGGCACATCGCCGATTGTACTTCGATTCTTCTGACTGTGAAAATCTTTCGAATTTGCTCATAACGTTGGAAGTTAAATCATAGAATTCTTCTTATTGGCATGGGCTTTCGCGGATCATACTTGGGTCTTTCTGCTTGGCGGGACTTCTGACATTACGAGTATAGGTGGCGCCCTGGTCGATttttggagatatatacgtcAACATCGAAATCGAGCAGGGCGCACagtagaaatttcaaaacataGGTTTTTTTTGCCTCAAAGATGCCTTAACTGCTGAAAAATGATATATTCAGAGGATTATGCTGGTGGGATCAATACCTTAGCACTTGAACCCCTACGACCTTAGTatccatcattttttttactactcaAAGGTTTCAAGTGATTCAGCCATCTCGGAACTtttgggacaccctgtatttttatacgattatTCGGAAGAATTGATCGATTTTC belongs to Neodiprion lecontei isolate iyNeoLeco1 chromosome 5, iyNeoLeco1.1, whole genome shotgun sequence and includes:
- the LOC107225949 gene encoding ATP-binding cassette sub-family C member 4 isoform X1 → MDVRERKERRRRKNIEESSSFLSALFFGWTRQIFWKGAKHDLQTTDLYDPLKSDESEQLGNHLEREWIKELAKSEAKRTLNKNGEKKRARQPSLGRALTRVFWLPYMILGLFIFFRFAFLHVAGPILQGWIIEYFDEVACGISRTKGLIYAGLLVLVIFLDILIMHHTDLRTQQIGMRVRVACCSLIYRKVLRLDQNAVHNTAAGKVANLISNDVARFDSIFIFLHHFWIMPIQLAISGYVMWLSIGVATFIAIGATMAQTLLLQGYFSHVGGKLRAKIARKTDERVQLMTELISGIQVVKMYSWEKPFNKIVSKVRDLELKVISYASYLKGFNFSIILLSGKITLYFALTSFVLIGNTITAETAFVSVGLINALRISCAVYFPLALILAGEAAVSLDRLTEFLLLDEVKCVEKAQLACTENGPGDVDRLEILENGVGIRMDTVAANWIFGNLPPTLSEVSLEVKNRCSCALFGPVGSGKSSLLHLILGELAVGAGKLSFFTGKESEAEITSRDIRVSYASQDPWLFSASIRDNILFGLPYEKKRYQEVTEACALLKDFDQLSQGDLSLVGERGASLSGGQRARVNLARAVYRDADLYLLDDPLSAVDSRVGRHLFEKCINGFLKSKTRIIVTHQLQYLEQVDTVIFVNRGTVECQGTFQELSASNFRNSIFENCEKSDDAESTEKVDADATEFETNDVVPGNDEQQLKHTESMQELENIDDEEMATGSISSEVYRGYFFAGGNLCTLGIVVLAFVAGQVAASGCDYWMTYWTNQETLKSTLQSNKSVVGDMDYNNSVSQWVDERGLLRQNVGIWVYTACIAGCTIIVVLSNILFVRISMNASRNIHNAMFSNILEATMRFFNTNPSGRILNRFSKDVGAMDEMLPSALMEMFQNFNVAIGSLVMVFIVNNWMIIPTVVAGGVFYFITILYIKTAQSLKRLEGITKSPVFSHVGSTLDGLVTIRSSGSSVEELLRKEFDRHQDTHTTAWYMTIATATAFGFVLDFMSWLFIACVCFSLILIDDENTSGGFAGLAISQSMILIGIVQEGLRYITIVISQMTSVERLLQYTNLPKEGPFAFDNSPPSDWPSMGSLDFKDVSMTYSIDKPPALKGLNLNIRPGWKVGVVGRTGAGKSSLISALFRLVGDGLDGEIFLDGISTKTIGLNDLRSRISIIPQEPILFSASLRYNLDPFEQYSDAELWNSIREVELGGVISSLDFSVAGGGANFSVGQRQLICLARAILRNNRLLVLDEATANVDPNTDALIQRTIRRRFVDCTVLTVAHRLNTIMDSDRVLVMDGGRIVEFDHPHLLLKNRDGYFSQMVQQTGKTMAEELAKISESAFPATSEIASDVTNDVALPSDEKI